CGGCGATCGCGGAGGCCAGGGTGCAGCCGGTGCCGTGGGTGTGCCGGTTGTCGAGCCGGGGGGCCCGCAGCCAGTGCTCGTCCGTTCCGTCGGTGAGCAGGTCGACGGCGTCCCCGGGCAGATGTCCGCCCTTGATCAGCACCCAGCGCGGCCCCAGGGCCAGGATCGCGTGGGCCGCCTCGCGCAGGCCCCGCTCGTCGACGACCTCGACGCCCGTGAGCTGGGTCACCTCGTCCAGGTTCGGGGTGGCCAGGGTGGCGGCGGGCAGCAGCAGCCCGCGGACCGAGTCCAGCGCGGAGCGGGCGAGCAGCGGATCGCCGTGTTTGGAGACGCCGACGGGGTCGACCACGACGGGCGCGTCCGTACCGGCGATCAGTTCGGCGACGGTCTCGACGAGCGAGGCGGACGCCAGCATCCCGGTCTTCACCGCCTGGACGCCGATGTCGTCGACGACGCTGCGGTACTGGGCGCGGACCGCCTCGGGCGGCAGCTCCCAGTAGCCCTGGACCCCTCGGGAGTTCTGGGCGGTGACGGCGGCGATCACGCTCATGCCGTGGGTGCCGAGCGCCAGCATGGTCTTGAGGTCGGCCTGGATGCCGGCCCCGCCGCCGGAGTCCGATCCGGCGACGGTCAGGACGAGGGGCAGTCTCACGATCCCTCCGAGGTTCCGAAGTGGTCCCAGCCGCCCTTGCTGTGCCAGGGCGCACCGTCCACGGTGACCTGTGGCAGCGCGGAGGGGTGCAGCACCTCTCCGATGACCTTCCAGCGGGCGGGCAGCTTGGTGTCACGGGGGAAGGTGGCCACGATGGCGTGGTCCTCTCCTCCGGTGAGCACCCACTGGAGCGGGTCGACACCGACGGCCTGGCCGATGTCGTTCATCTGGGTGGGGACGTCGATGGCCGCCGAGCGCAGATCGATGCGGACCTTGCTCGATTCGGCGATGTGTCCCAGGTCGGCGATGAGTCCGTCGCTGACGTCGCACATGGCGGTCGCGCCGAGACCGGCCGCCGCGGGGCCCGCGTGGTACGGGGGCTCGGGGCGGCGGTGCGCCTCGACGAAGGCGCGCGGGGAGCGGAAGCCC
The nucleotide sequence above comes from Streptomyces clavuligerus. Encoded proteins:
- the thiD gene encoding bifunctional hydroxymethylpyrimidine kinase/phosphomethylpyrimidine kinase encodes the protein MRLPLVLTVAGSDSGGGAGIQADLKTMLALGTHGMSVIAAVTAQNSRGVQGYWELPPEAVRAQYRSVVDDIGVQAVKTGMLASASLVETVAELIAGTDAPVVVDPVGVSKHGDPLLARSALDSVRGLLLPAATLATPNLDEVTQLTGVEVVDERGLREAAHAILALGPRWVLIKGGHLPGDAVDLLTDGTDEHWLRAPRLDNRHTHGTGCTLASAIAAGLAKGLTVPEAVRAAKEYITGAIAAGFPLGGGIGPVDHGWRFRQPLS